One Turneriella parva DSM 21527 genomic region harbors:
- a CDS encoding IS30 family transposase: protein MRPYVQLSNDERLRIEESLAEGLKASQIARNLKRHPSTIFREIRRNSMPRHYSARCARDEARKRQTNTNAAKVTPELWSEIGASLKSTLSPEQIAGRMRLERFDGVCMQTIYNHVRKKSGTSNFYRLCLRRKGKPYKRKVRIEAENKGFFRIHDLPAEALTRRKPGYWEGDLVEGKMGTGQIATFVERHSRYLLAAKLERKLVTQFNAAARDLFADIDNERLRGIIYDRGTEMSGYRDLQQVLNCGIYFCDPGSPWQRGTNENTNGLLRESFPKGTDFRRIDQEQVDAALKLLNNRPRKRLNYRTPAEVYFRSPIALRFGM from the coding sequence ATGCGACCCTACGTTCAACTATCAAATGATGAAAGACTGCGTATAGAAGAAAGCCTTGCTGAGGGCCTCAAGGCCAGCCAAATCGCCAGAAATCTTAAGCGACACCCGAGCACTATTTTTCGAGAGATTCGGCGTAATTCAATGCCACGACATTACAGCGCGCGGTGCGCCAGAGACGAGGCGCGAAAGCGCCAGACTAATACCAACGCCGCGAAGGTTACACCAGAGCTTTGGTCAGAGATCGGAGCATCGCTCAAGTCGACGCTGTCACCAGAACAGATCGCAGGCCGCATGCGCCTAGAACGTTTCGACGGTGTCTGCATGCAGACGATTTACAATCATGTGCGCAAGAAATCCGGCACATCGAATTTTTATCGCCTGTGCCTGCGCCGCAAAGGCAAACCATACAAGCGCAAAGTGAGGATTGAGGCTGAAAACAAAGGGTTTTTTCGCATTCACGACCTGCCAGCCGAAGCTTTGACGCGACGCAAACCCGGCTACTGGGAGGGCGATTTGGTCGAGGGTAAAATGGGCACCGGGCAGATTGCAACTTTCGTCGAAAGGCATTCGCGTTACTTGCTCGCGGCGAAACTGGAGCGCAAATTGGTGACACAGTTTAACGCTGCAGCGCGCGACCTATTCGCCGACATCGATAACGAACGGCTGCGGGGTATCATTTACGATCGGGGCACCGAGATGAGTGGCTACCGCGACCTGCAGCAAGTGCTGAACTGCGGCATCTACTTTTGTGACCCCGGCTCGCCATGGCAGAGAGGTACGAACGAAAACACGAACGGCCTGCTGCGCGAGTCTTTTCCCAAAGGCACAGATTTTCGGCGCATCGACCAGGAACAGGTTGACGCAGCGCTTAAATTACTAAATAACCGACCACGCAAGCGGCTGAATTACCGAACCCCGGCCGAGGTCTACTTTCGCAGCCCTATCGCACTTCGTTTTGGAATGTAA
- a CDS encoding HAD family hydrolase, whose translation MKPIKAIIFDYDDTLVRTREIRYETIKKISREHFNTEMDIAEIDSAWGLPGDSFLITLFGKHVDNDLEKLWAIYNEYCAADPNQLNEGVVDFLDEFREALKYGILTSSSEKRVGAELAELCLKKNLFLDVQTCEHTNVHKPNPLVFEPICEKFETIGINRSDLLYIGDTLADYKAATGFGLQFVGMAHSTREEVIFARAGVTYLTGFGQLSHFVVSQHIQFANKAKDDLPAQA comes from the coding sequence ATGAAACCAATAAAAGCCATAATATTTGATTATGATGATACACTTGTCCGTACCCGGGAAATACGATATGAAACGATCAAGAAAATCTCCCGTGAGCATTTCAATACAGAAATGGATATTGCTGAGATTGATAGCGCATGGGGGTTACCGGGCGACAGCTTCTTGATCACCCTGTTTGGCAAACATGTCGATAACGACCTTGAGAAACTCTGGGCTATCTACAATGAATATTGTGCGGCTGACCCGAATCAGCTGAATGAAGGAGTCGTTGATTTTCTCGACGAATTTCGCGAAGCCCTGAAGTACGGTATTCTTACGTCATCGAGCGAGAAGCGCGTTGGGGCAGAACTCGCCGAACTCTGTTTAAAGAAGAATCTCTTCTTAGATGTACAAACCTGCGAACACACGAATGTCCATAAACCTAACCCGCTGGTGTTCGAACCAATTTGCGAGAAGTTCGAAACAATCGGCATCAACCGTTCAGATCTTTTGTATATAGGTGACACCTTGGCAGATTATAAGGCTGCCACGGGCTTTGGGTTGCAGTTCGTGGGCATGGCCCACAGCACGCGGGAAGAGGTCATCTTTGCACGTGCGGGGGTTACGTATCTGACGGGGTTTGGCCAGCTGTCTCACTTTGTCGTCAGTCAGCATATACAATTCGCGAATAAGGCTAAAGACGACTTGCCGGCCCAGGCATGA
- a CDS encoding VOC family protein: protein MILENQPPYVAIAHVVLETTQMAESGKFVRAIGMRPISEGSMVSVYEVRGGTHLILMQKESVTPGDAPFDLMVDDLQHAHKQFTALGLAPSAIEARPAIDHEVFYILDSVGHKFTVFSSHVSGRPV, encoded by the coding sequence ATGATTTTGGAAAACCAACCCCCCTATGTCGCCATCGCCCATGTTGTTCTGGAAACGACTCAAATGGCCGAATCGGGCAAATTTGTTCGTGCTATAGGCATGCGCCCAATTTCTGAAGGGTCGATGGTCAGTGTTTACGAAGTGCGAGGCGGTACCCATCTTATTTTGATGCAAAAAGAGAGCGTGACCCCCGGTGATGCGCCCTTTGATCTCATGGTCGATGACCTGCAGCATGCACACAAACAATTCACCGCATTGGGGCTTGCCCCGTCGGCCATCGAGGCGCGGCCAGCAATTGACCACGAAGTCTTCTATATTCTAGACTCGGTAGGGCATAAATTTACGGTCTTTTCCAGTCATGTTTCGGGTAGGCCGGTTTAA
- a CDS encoding BrnA antitoxin family protein — translation MRDNYDFSKGIKNPYAKRLKKQITIRLDPETIDYFKTIGASNNIPYQSLINLYLKDCAAHKKKLKMQWV, via the coding sequence ATGAGGGATAACTACGATTTTTCTAAGGGCATTAAGAATCCGTATGCAAAACGATTAAAGAAACAGATTACTATTCGCTTAGACCCTGAAACTATAGATTATTTCAAGACTATTGGGGCGAGTAACAATATCCCGTATCAGAGCCTGATTAATCTGTACTTGAAAGACTGTGCTGCGCACAAGAAAAAACTCAAAATGCAGTGGGTCTAA
- a CDS encoding BrnT family toxin, whose amino-acid sequence MLHFEWDPHKSAENLRKHKVSFEEAQTVFYDDFGLLIPDPDHSIGEERFILIGTSATTGICIVSHCYKDKGNVIRLISARKANKKEKDQYRSQYEG is encoded by the coding sequence TTGTTGCATTTTGAATGGGACCCGCACAAAAGTGCGGAAAACTTGAGAAAGCATAAGGTCTCATTCGAAGAGGCTCAGACGGTATTTTATGATGATTTCGGTCTATTGATACCTGACCCGGACCACTCGATAGGTGAAGAACGGTTTATTCTGATCGGCACGTCCGCTACTACGGGAATATGCATAGTCAGTCATTGCTACAAAGACAAGGGTAATGTAATCCGCTTGATTTCGGCCCGGAAGGCGAACAAGAAAGAAAAAGATCAATATAGGAGTCAATATGAGGGATAA
- a CDS encoding VOC family protein: MSAQILGIGGIFFRAEDPDALNAWYQNTFGITPAADHTPWQAGGGMLVFSAFKKNSDYYPATQQTMINFRVKDLDAFLAELTAKNVRIDEKRMDESYGKFAWVYDPEGNKIELWQEA, from the coding sequence ATGAGTGCGCAGATTCTCGGCATCGGCGGCATCTTCTTTCGCGCCGAAGACCCCGACGCGCTGAACGCCTGGTACCAAAACACCTTTGGCATCACCCCGGCCGCCGATCACACGCCGTGGCAAGCCGGCGGTGGCATGCTCGTCTTCTCTGCATTCAAGAAAAACTCTGACTATTACCCGGCAACGCAGCAGACCATGATCAACTTTCGCGTCAAAGACCTCGACGCGTTCTTAGCAGAGCTGACAGCGAAAAACGTGCGCATCGACGAGAAGCGCATGGATGAGTCTTATGGCAAGTTTGCGTGGGTGTATGACCCTGAAGGCAATAAGATTGAGTTGTGGCAAGAGGCTTAG
- a CDS encoding pirin family protein: MKLRRYIGTRDLMAHDPFLMLDAFYSDDPDSYLAGFPNHPHRGFETVTYLIQGKMEHNDSRGNRGLLEPGGAQFMRAGSGIIHSEMPRQENGMMWGYQLWVNLPGSLKMSEPHYQDLQKGDIPLVQTGAYEAKILSGTLEGVTGGAKGFYEIDYFDIEVKDGQSAEIPVAADKSAFVIVVAGTGDVAGEKVVRGDLPILTSGDSIELKGGENFRVIVVAGAPIKEPVARYGPFVMNTAEEIQQAFEDYQAGKFSKAS; encoded by the coding sequence GTGAAGCTGCGCCGCTACATTGGCACACGCGACCTCATGGCGCACGACCCGTTTCTGATGCTCGACGCGTTTTACAGCGACGACCCCGATTCATACCTTGCGGGTTTTCCGAATCACCCGCACCGCGGCTTCGAGACGGTGACGTACCTCATTCAGGGCAAAATGGAGCATAACGATTCGCGTGGCAACCGTGGGCTACTCGAACCCGGCGGCGCGCAGTTCATGCGTGCGGGCTCAGGCATCATTCATTCTGAAATGCCGCGGCAAGAAAACGGCATGATGTGGGGCTACCAGCTGTGGGTGAATCTGCCCGGCAGTCTCAAGATGTCTGAGCCGCACTACCAAGATCTTCAAAAGGGGGATATACCCCTTGTGCAAACCGGCGCGTATGAGGCGAAAATTCTCTCTGGTACCCTTGAAGGCGTCACGGGTGGCGCAAAAGGTTTTTACGAAATTGACTACTTCGACATTGAAGTCAAAGACGGACAGAGCGCAGAGATACCAGTCGCTGCCGACAAGTCCGCATTCGTGATCGTCGTCGCAGGCACAGGCGATGTTGCGGGCGAGAAAGTGGTGCGCGGCGATTTGCCGATTCTGACGAGCGGCGACAGCATTGAGCTCAAAGGCGGCGAAAACTTTCGCGTGATCGTCGTCGCCGGTGCACCGATCAAAGAACCCGTCGCACGCTATGGGCCATTCGTCATGAACACCGCCGAAGAGATTCAGCAGGCGTTCGAAGACTACCAGGCGGGTAAGTTTTCGAAGGCGAGCTAG
- a CDS encoding NHL repeat-containing protein: MLIRILPIVRITIAIMALPLLSDCGSGGGSDSGSGAGSANNSTTGSTAPAASRVYGQSGNFTTTLANSDGVTANSLKGPTDIANDGVGTYIVDNGNHRVLYYAGTSTTATRVYGQGGSFNTNTASKGGVTAESLAFPLSIAIDAGGVYVGAAGRVLYYSGTSTIASRVYGQHGSFTSNTVNNGGVSATSLSGVGAIAIDAGGIYFADSANHRVLYFAGTSTTATRVYGQAGSFTTNTLNNGGISADSLNYPTGVAVDATGVYIADSGNNRVLYYSGTSTTATRVYGQAGSFTTSTINNGGSSANSLWGPSRVAVDAGGVYISDSVNWRVLYYSGTSTTATRVYGQNGSFSGFGNATLASADGLYEPKGIALVAGGVFIADASSNRALFYSGTSTTATRVFGQTDNFTGTSANPAGLGSLNTPYSLAADSSGIYVADSFNNRVLYFAGNSTTPTRVYGQAGNFYSNVANNGGVSADSLSAPIAVAVDASGVYIVDNGNHRVLYYSGSSTTATRVYGQTGSFSTRNSNKTGINGDGLFGCSGVAVDPAGVYISDYGNHRVLYYTGVSTTASRVYGQAGSFTSATLNNGGVSANSLYGPLSVAADAGGVYVVDLFNFRVLYFAGTSTTASRVYGQNGSFTSSAITPIPSATTLFQARGIALDATGVYIADTGFSRVVYYAGASTTASRVYGQSGFTTTTTSNTTTTAQTLHVPQGVAIGNGGIYVADTGNHRILFYWF, from the coding sequence ATGCTCATACGTATATTACCGATCGTGCGCATCACAATAGCCATAATGGCATTACCTTTACTCTCTGATTGCGGATCAGGCGGCGGGAGTGATTCTGGTAGCGGAGCCGGCTCGGCAAATAATTCAACTACTGGCAGCACCGCCCCCGCAGCCAGCCGCGTCTACGGGCAAAGCGGTAACTTTACAACAACCCTAGCCAATTCTGATGGCGTAACGGCGAATAGCCTGAAAGGGCCAACCGACATCGCCAACGACGGCGTTGGCACATATATCGTCGATAACGGTAACCACCGTGTTTTGTATTATGCGGGCACCTCAACAACGGCAACGCGTGTCTATGGCCAGGGCGGCAGCTTCAACACGAACACCGCAAGTAAAGGCGGTGTCACCGCAGAGAGTCTCGCCTTCCCTTTGAGCATCGCTATCGATGCCGGGGGAGTCTACGTTGGTGCTGCAGGCCGAGTTCTCTATTACTCCGGCACATCGACGATTGCAAGTCGTGTGTATGGTCAGCACGGCAGCTTTACATCGAATACAGTAAATAACGGTGGTGTCTCCGCGACGAGCCTCAGCGGCGTCGGCGCGATCGCCATTGATGCTGGCGGCATCTATTTTGCCGATTCGGCAAACCATCGGGTGTTATATTTTGCAGGCACATCGACGACGGCGACCAGGGTCTATGGTCAGGCGGGTAGTTTCACAACGAATACGCTGAATAACGGTGGCATCTCTGCAGACAGCCTGAATTATCCCACTGGGGTGGCGGTCGATGCGACGGGAGTCTATATAGCCGACTCAGGCAATAACCGGGTGCTCTATTACTCTGGTACATCCACAACCGCAACGCGGGTTTATGGTCAGGCGGGCAGCTTCACGACGAGCACGATCAACAATGGCGGCTCATCTGCTAACAGCCTTTGGGGCCCATCTCGGGTGGCGGTCGATGCGGGTGGCGTCTACATATCAGATTCGGTAAACTGGCGCGTGCTCTACTATTCAGGTACTTCGACGACGGCGACGCGGGTGTATGGCCAGAATGGTAGCTTCAGCGGGTTCGGCAATGCGACGCTGGCGAGCGCCGACGGTTTATATGAGCCTAAGGGAATCGCTCTGGTTGCTGGCGGTGTTTTTATTGCAGATGCAAGCAGCAACCGCGCCCTATTTTACTCCGGCACATCGACCACCGCAACTCGCGTGTTTGGGCAGACCGATAATTTTACTGGTACCAGCGCAAACCCAGCCGGCCTTGGAAGCCTAAATACGCCTTACAGCCTCGCTGCCGACAGCAGCGGAATTTATGTCGCCGATAGTTTCAACAACCGCGTGCTTTACTTTGCGGGTAATTCGACAACGCCAACGCGAGTCTATGGTCAGGCAGGCAATTTCTATTCTAACGTGGCGAACAACGGCGGCGTCTCAGCAGATAGCCTCAGCGCGCCGATTGCTGTTGCAGTCGATGCTTCGGGTGTTTATATTGTAGATAACGGAAACCACCGAGTTCTCTACTATAGCGGCAGCTCTACGACCGCGACACGTGTCTATGGACAAACGGGAAGCTTTTCGACACGCAATTCCAATAAGACCGGCATCAACGGCGATGGCCTATTCGGCTGTTCTGGCGTCGCGGTAGACCCGGCTGGTGTCTATATTTCGGATTACGGAAACCATCGTGTCCTTTACTACACGGGTGTGTCGACGACAGCCAGCCGTGTGTATGGCCAGGCAGGAAGCTTTACATCCGCTACGCTCAATAACGGAGGCGTGTCGGCCAACAGCCTGTATGGTCCACTGAGTGTAGCTGCCGATGCGGGCGGAGTCTACGTGGTCGATCTCTTTAACTTTCGGGTTCTCTATTTTGCCGGCACATCGACTACGGCATCACGTGTCTATGGCCAGAATGGCAGCTTCACCTCGAGTGCCATCACACCTATACCCAGCGCGACAACGCTGTTTCAGGCCCGGGGCATTGCGCTAGATGCAACTGGAGTCTATATCGCCGATACTGGTTTTAGTCGGGTTGTCTATTACGCTGGCGCATCGACAACGGCGAGCCGCGTTTACGGGCAGTCTGGCTTTACCACGACAACGACGAGCAACACGACGACGACAGCCCAAACGCTACATGTCCCGCAAGGGGTCGCGATCGGCAATGGTGGTATATACGTGGCCGATACGGGCAATCATCGAATTCTCTTTTATTGGTTCTAG
- a CDS encoding adenylate/guanylate cyclase domain-containing protein, which yields MRFHETRLYDWLALRSLTAGLKSGEVRAIRTTNGIQLTFFTILLLLVPQILLFEPPETHFFSMVMFIEIVGFFIVARVFLYKRFFATGGALTLIGFNIHIIGLCIAYADDPAHSIFLLLALLPFLAIPPDYAKTRWSLVALPLIANFADQYYYRVIGGAAIFGPPKWVVPGDYLMPPLVIVTMFFIITINSFFKAVSLAEKLLAAEHAASEKLLLNILPTEIAAELKGKGSSEPRYYASTTVCFTDFEGFTQIAESMSPAELVGELDRCFSYFDSLMERYKLEKLKTIGDSYMFAGGIPVENRTHAVDCVMVALEIQAFMNQMKDIKSAQGLPYWQLRLGIHSGNLVAGVIGSAATTSMWPHTLRTSMSAEREKICLRCLGRHGEYRKPLRIIGRSRRN from the coding sequence ATGCGATTTCACGAAACACGGCTCTATGATTGGCTCGCTTTGCGCAGCCTCACCGCGGGCCTCAAATCAGGCGAAGTGCGCGCGATACGCACGACGAACGGTATTCAACTGACGTTCTTCACCATCTTATTGCTTTTGGTGCCGCAGATTCTGCTCTTCGAACCTCCAGAGACGCATTTTTTCTCGATGGTAATGTTCATCGAAATTGTCGGCTTCTTCATCGTGGCGCGTGTATTTCTGTACAAACGCTTTTTTGCGACCGGTGGCGCGCTGACCCTGATTGGCTTTAACATCCACATCATTGGTCTATGCATTGCCTATGCCGACGACCCGGCGCATTCGATTTTCTTGCTGTTAGCTCTGCTGCCCTTTCTGGCGATTCCGCCTGACTATGCGAAAACGCGCTGGTCACTCGTGGCGCTGCCGCTCATCGCCAATTTCGCCGACCAGTATTATTACCGGGTGATCGGTGGCGCTGCCATTTTTGGGCCGCCCAAGTGGGTCGTGCCCGGTGATTACCTGATGCCGCCGCTTGTGATCGTCACGATGTTCTTTATCATCACGATAAACTCATTCTTCAAGGCCGTCTCTTTGGCTGAGAAGCTTCTCGCCGCCGAACACGCTGCCTCTGAAAAACTGTTGTTGAACATTTTGCCCACAGAGATTGCTGCCGAGCTTAAAGGCAAGGGCAGTAGCGAGCCACGTTACTATGCGTCGACGACTGTCTGCTTTACGGATTTCGAAGGTTTCACACAAATCGCCGAATCGATGTCACCAGCCGAGCTTGTCGGTGAACTCGATCGCTGCTTTTCATACTTCGACAGCCTCATGGAAAGATACAAACTCGAAAAACTAAAGACGATCGGCGATAGCTACATGTTTGCAGGCGGCATACCGGTTGAAAACCGCACGCACGCAGTCGATTGCGTCATGGTAGCGCTCGAGATTCAGGCATTCATGAACCAAATGAAAGATATCAAAAGTGCGCAAGGCCTGCCTTACTGGCAACTGCGGCTCGGCATTCATTCGGGTAATCTCGTCGCCGGCGTTATCGGTAGTGCGGCCACCACATCCATGTGGCCGCATACTCTGCGGACATCTATGTCCGCGGAGCGAGAAAAAATTTGCCTACGATGTCTGGGGCGACACGGTGAATACCGCAAGCCGCTGCGAATCATCGGGCGTTCCCGGCGAAATTAA
- a CDS encoding adenylate/guanylate cyclase domain-containing protein, which produces MLCGHLCPRSEKKFAYDVWGDTVNTASRCESSGVPGEINISKDTYELVRDFFECEYRGATPAKNKGTIDMYFVRGLKTELQRENQPRVPNEEFQRRYARL; this is translated from the coding sequence ATACTCTGCGGACATCTATGTCCGCGGAGCGAGAAAAAATTTGCCTACGATGTCTGGGGCGACACGGTGAATACCGCAAGCCGCTGCGAATCATCGGGCGTTCCCGGCGAAATTAACATCTCGAAAGACACCTATGAACTCGTGAGGGACTTCTTCGAGTGTGAATACCGCGGTGCAACCCCTGCCAAGAACAAGGGCACAATCGACATGTATTTCGTGCGGGGTCTCAAGACTGAACTGCAGCGCGAAAACCAGCCGCGTGTGCCGAACGAAGAATTTCAGCGGCGCTATGCGCGGCTATAA